The genome window TTGTCGGAGCGCACCATCCGGTCTTCGGCTACTTCAGCTACCCGTCGGCCCTGGCGTTCATCGGCGTCGGCTGGACGGTCGATCGTCTCTCCCGCTGGCTGTCGGAGCGCGGCCGCGTGGGACGCGCCGCCGGTCTCGGATTCGCGATGCTGCTCGTGGTCGCCATGCTCCTCGGCTCCGGAATCCGGGTCACGTGGGCCTACTTCCGGAACTGGAACCGGATCGACTTCGATGCCCCGCGGTTCGTCGAGCAACTCCTCGCCCGCCTCCCGCGGGACGCGACGTACCTCGTCGACGAGGAGTTCGCCCTCGACTTCATCCGCGACGGCCGCCGGACCCTCGCCTTCCGGGCGATCGTGGAAGGGGCCGTCCCGCCGTCGACCCCCTACGACTACCGGATCGAGGGCCGCTCGACCGACCGGTATTTCGCCCATCTCCGCTGGGACGACAACCTCCTGTGGACCGAAGGGGACCCGCGCGACCCCTACGGCATTTACGTCAAGGTGCATCGACGGAAGACCGCTGAGACTTCGCCGTTGCGCTGAAGCGGTACCACGCAGGGTTCGATTTGGGGCAACCGAGGCCCGTTTCGGCGAAAGCTGCCGCTGGCCCAAATCGCAGCACCTGCGGATGGGGGATCGGCGTTGGCGCACTTTCCCGGATCGGCCTATGCTCGCCGAACGATGTATGACGCGGCTGCCCTCAATATCGACTTCTGGCGCGATCGCCCGGTCTTTGTGACCGGGGGGACGGGGTTCCTGGGGGGCTGGCTCGTCAAACGGCTTGTCCAGGCGGGAGCCGAGGTCGTGTGCCTCGTCCGCAACTGGACTCCGCAGAGCGAATTCGTCAGCTCGCGGCTGATCGAACAGGTCAACGTCGTCCGCGGCGATCTCAGCGACCAGGCTCTCATCGAAAAGACACTCGGCGAGTTCGAGATCCGGACCGTCATTCACCTTGGGGCCCAGTCGGTCTCCTCGGTCGCGCTCAAGAATCCCGGGGCCACGTTCGACACGAACGTCGGCGGCACGTGGAAGGTCCTCGAAGCGTGCCGTCGGACGCCGGCGGTGGGGCAGATCCTGATCGCTTCATCGGAGAAGGTTTACGGCGGCGGTCTCGATGAGCCCCGCACGGAAGATTCCCCGCTCTTGGCCCGCAGCCCGTTCGATGTCAGCAAGGCGTGCGGCGACCTGATCGCCCAGTCCTACGCGCAG of Planctomyces sp. SH-PL14 contains these proteins:
- a CDS encoding NAD-dependent epimerase/dehydratase family protein; its protein translation is MYDAAALNIDFWRDRPVFVTGGTGFLGGWLVKRLVQAGAEVVCLVRNWTPQSEFVSSRLIEQVNVVRGDLSDQALIEKTLGEFEIRTVIHLGAQSVSSVALKNPGATFDTNVGGTWKVLEACRRTPAVGQILIASSEKVYGGGLDEPRTEDSPLLARSPFDVSKACGDLIAQSYAQNYGMPIVVTRNGNLFGGGDLNWQRIVPSSIRSILRKQRPVIRSDGSRIRDFLYVEDCAAAHMFLAEELAQREELAGEAFNLSSQTRLSAREIVQKIIEATGSRLRPELLGETLPEPTQNILSLSKTHSVLGWRATTDFDEALRRTISWYESFLAPPSVRRDILPLPNVA